GGCGTCGCCGAGATGCCGGCCGCCGTGCTGATGCGCGCGAGCCTGCAGATCGCCACGCAGCTCGAACGCCTGCTCTCCACACCCGATGCGTTCATCGATGCGCGTGCCCAGCGCGAGTTGCGCGGCGACATCGGCAACGTGCTCGTCGATCTCCTCACTTACCGGATGCCCGAGCCGCCGAGCCGGCTCACGCATGCGTGCCGCGCCGACATCGTGCGCCGCGTGCACGACCATGTGATCGAACACCCCGAGGCGCCGGTCGACATCCTGAGCCTGTGCGCGCAACTGCGCGTGAGCCGGCGCACGATGCAGAACAGTTTCCAGTCGGTCGTGCAGACGAGCCCGCTGAACTACGTGCGCTCGCTGCGCCTGTCGCAGGTGCGCCGCCTGCTGCTCGATACGCGGCAGGCCGACCTGCCGATCAGCGACGCGGCCGCGCGCTGGGGCTTCATCCATCTCGGGCATTTCGCGAACGCGTACAAGGCCCAGTTCGGCGAGCTGCCGTCGACCACGGCGCGCCGGTCCGTACGCGGCGCAAAAATCCGCTGAACGTCCGCAAAACCCGCGATAATCTTTCGCTGACCGTTCGACGCGCGAGAACCGGGCGCGACGTGCGCCCGCCCGATCGCCGCGTCGCGCGATGCGTGACGACCACCGGATTCCATCCCCTGCTCCGATGCCCGAGGATTTTCACTTCCTGTTGCTGCCCGGCTTCTCCGCGCTCGGCTTCATGTCCGCGGTCGAGCCGCTGCGGGTCGCGAACCGCTTTCGCACCGAGCTCTACCGCTGGCACGTGATCAGCGCCGACGGCGCGCCCGTCGCCGCGAGCAACGGCATTCCGGTGGCCGCCGAAGCTGCGTGCGCGGACGTCGCGCAGGTCGACACGGTGTTCGTCGTCGCGGGCTTCGATCCGCTCGTGTGCTACACGCGCGCACTCGGCGACTGGCTGCGCCGCCAGCACCGGCACGGTGCGACGCTCGGCGGCATCGATACGGGCAGTTTCGTGCTCGCGGAAGCCGGGCTGTTCGACGCGTCACAGCCTCTCACGCTGCACTGGGAAGCGCTGGCCGCATTCCGCGAGCGCTATCCCGGCCTGAACGCGACGCAGGAGCTGTTCGAAATCGACGAGCGGCGCATCACGTGCGCGGGCGGCACCGCGTCGATCGACATGATGCTCGACCTGATCGGGCGGCGGCACGGCGCCGATCTTGCCGCGGCGATCTCCGAGCAGTTCGTCGTCAGCCGCATCCGCCAGCGCTCGGACAGCCAGCGGCTCGAAATCGCCGCGCGCTACGGCGTGCACAACCGCAAGCTGATCCAGGTGATCGGCACGATGCAGCGGCACATGGAAAACCCGCTCGGCTCCGACGCGCTCGCGCAGGACGTATCGATCACGCGGCGCCAGCTCGAACGGCTGTTCAGCGCGACGCTGAACGACACGCCGACGCATTTCTACCTGAACCTGCGCCTCGACCGCGCACGCGAGCTGCTGCAGCAGACCGACATGAGCATCACGTCGGTGTGCGTCGCGTGCGGGTTCGAATCGCCGTCACATTTTTCCCGCACGTATCGTGCGCGGTTCGGCATGAGCCCGCGCAGCGACCGGCGCGCAACGCGCTGATCGTCGCGCGCTTTAATCACAATCCGGCGCGGTATTGCGCGTTCCTGCAGCGTTTCCTGCCGTTCGCTGAACAATGCCGGCGATTGATCGGCGGACCGAGATTACCGTCGAAAATATATTGCAATGATCTCGAAAATATTCTGTAACATACCTCGCAATTAGATAGGCAGCCTAACGAGATGAGAGCCGGGTCGCGACGCACGTCGCACCACACGGGCTGCCGAACCGACATCAATGCCGATCCGAGGGGTATGACATGACGATGCTCGCTTCGCCGTTGCCGCACCTGCCTGCCGTTCGCTTCCCTGCCCCGCCGCCTCCCTGCGTTTTCGTTTCGACTTGACACTTAGGTTTCCTTAGTCAGTCGTCGCTCCCAACACCGCCTCGCCGCACCGGTTCCATCGAACCGGCGCGCGGGCCGTGTCGTGCCTGCGCGCCACGAGCGCACGGGCGTGTCCAACCGTTGAGATGAGGATCACGTATGCAGACATCACGCAAAGCATTGCCGCTCGCCCTGGGTCTCGCGCTCGGTTTCGGCATCGTCGGCGGCGCCTTGGCCGATACCAAGGTCTCGAACCCGCAGGCGACGAGCCTGCGCGAAAGCCTGACGCGCGGCGTCGCGCCGCCCGCCGCGAAGGCCGATACGGCCGCCGGGCAGTTCCGCGCGGACGGCGTCGCCGTCACGCTGTACAACCCCGCATACCACACGAAGAAGGCCGCCGCGACACCCGCCGCCACCGCGCGCGACTTCGTCGCGTCGCAGGCGACGCAGCTCGGGCTCGACCCGGCCGCACTCGCGAGCCTCGTCGTCACATCGGAGCGCAACGATGCCGACTTCACCGTCGTGCGCCTGCAGCAGCAGTCGGCCGGGCTGCCCGTGTACGGCAGCGACATCGCGGTGACCGTCGCGAAGGACGGCCGCATCCTGTACGTCGCGAGCAACACGATCAACGGCGTGGTCGCGACGACGCGCAAGACGCAGGCCGTCGACCAGCAGCAGGCGCTCGACCGCGCACGCGCGTATCTCGGCGTCAGCGGCTTCACGAACCTGGACGCACAGCTCGTCGCGTTCGTCGACAAGGCCGGCACGCATACCGCGTGGAAGGTGCGCGGCCGCCCGCAGGACGGACCGAAAGGCGACTGGGAATTGTTGATCGATTCGGGCAGCGGCGAAGTGCTGCGCGCCGAGGACAAGGCGTTCTACGCGACCGACGGCACGGGTTTCGTGTTCCGTCCCGATCCGCTGTCCTCGACGAAAAGCAGCTACGGCAGCGCCGGTTACAAGGACAACAACGACGCCGATTCGTCTCAGCTCACCGCCGCGCGCGTACGCGTGACGCTGAAGGATCTTGCACAATCGGGCTCGCGCTACACGCTGTCGGGCCCGTATGCGGTGTGCGTCGATTTCGATGCGCCGCTCGACAAAGCCTGCCCCGTGCAATCGACGCCCGCCTTCGAGTTCACGCGCGGCAACCTGTATTTCGAGGCCGTGAACGCGTACTACCACATCGACACGTTCCTGCGCTACGTGAACCAGACGCTCGGCATCAAGGCGCTGCCGTACCAGTACACGGGCGGCGTGCAATACGACCCGCACGGCGAATCGGGCGACGACAACTCGTCGTACTCGTCGAGCAGCGGCCGGCTGACGTTCGGGCAAGGCGGCGTCGACGATGCGGAAGATGCGGACGTCGTGATCCACGAGCTCGGCCACGGCATCCACGACTGGGTGACGAACGGCGGCCTGTCGCAACAGGAAGGCTTGTCGGAAGGCACCGGCGACTATCTCGCCGCCGCATACAGCCGCGACTTCAACCAGTGGAGCCCGACCGACGCGCAGTACCACTGGGTCTACAACTGGGACGGCCACAACGAATACTGGGGCGGCCGCGTGACCAACTGGAACGTCGGGCGCACCTATGCGCAGGCGCGCGGCGCGGAGATCCACACGGCCGGCCAGTACTGGGCATCGTGCAACCTCGTCGCGCGCGACGCGATCGGCGCGCAGGCGATGGACAAGGCGTTCCTGAAAGGGCTGTCGATGACCAACGGCTCGACCAACCAGAAGGCCGCCGCGCAGGCCGTGCTGACGGCCGCCTCCGCGCTCGGCTACAGCAACGCGCAGCTCACGGCGATCGGCAATGCGTACAACAAGAGCTGCACGTACGGCGTGACCGTGCCGCAGAAATCGTAATTCCGCAGCAGGCGGGGGCGCATCGCACGACCTGCGGCGCGCCCTCCTCCTCGACATCGTTACCCTCGCGAGATCGAACATGCCTACTCTGAAACTCACCCATCTGAGCGCCGCGCTGGGCGGCATCCTGTTGACCGCCGCCGCGCATGCGGCGCCCGTGTGGATCACGCTCGGCGATGCGGCGTTCCGCCAGCTTCAACGCATCGACGCAGGCGCGACCGCGCAATACAGCACGACCGTCGACGCCGGCAAGACGGCCGACGGCGCCGCGCGCCGCGAAACCGTTCACGTCGTCGAAATCGACGAGGCGCAGCTCGGCGAGCTTGCGCACGCCGTCCACCACACGCGCGGCCACGGGCCCGGTTATGTCGTGCACGACTCGTTCGCCGAAGCGCGCCAGGCGTTGCAGCCGTTACCCGCGTCGCTCGCGAAGCTGGCCGCGGCGCCGGTGTACAAGGTGTCGAACGCGCCGCAGATCGGCACGTGGCTCCAGCAACTTCAGGCCAGCAACATCGTCGGCACGATCACGTCGCTGTCCGGCTTCACGAACCGCTACTACACGACGTCGCACGGTGTGGCCGCGTCGGACTGGCTCGCGCTGCAATGGAAACAACTGGCAGGCTCGCGCGCCGACATCACCGTCGAGCAGTTCGCGCATACGGGCTTTCCGCAGAAGTCCGTGATCCTGACGATTCGCGGCAGCGATCCGGCTGCGGGCACCGTCGTGCTGGGCGGCCACCTCGATTCGACCGTCGGCCGCACGACGGAGAACACGCGCTCGCCCGGCGCGGACGACGACGCGTCGGGCATCGCGAGCCTCACCGAGGCGCTGCGCGTGCTGCTGGCGAACGACTACCGGCCGAAGCGGACGATCAAGTTCGTCGGGTATGCAGCCGAGGAAGCCGGGCTGCTCGGATCGAAGGCGATCGCGAAGCAGTTCCGCGCACAGAATGCGAACGTGGTCGGCGTACTGCAGCTCGACATGACGAACTACAAGGGCGATCCGAAGGATATCTATCTGATCACCGACTACACGAACGCCGCGCAGAACACTTACCTGACGAACCTCGCGAAGACCTACCTGCCGGAACTCGCGATCGGCACGTCGCAGTGCGGGTATGCGTGCTCGGATCACGCGTCGTGGAATGCGCAGGGTTATCCGGCATCGTTCCCGTTCGAGGCCGACCAGAACGACAGCCCGTACATCCATACCGTGAACGACACGCTGGAGAATTCGGACCGGCAGGCGAACCATGCGCTGAAGTTCGGCAAGCTCGCGCTGGCCTATGCGGTCGATCTCGGCGGCGTGAGCGGCGCGACGGTCAAACCCTGACCGTTTCGCATCGAGCCGTCGTTCGCTGCAAGGAAGAAACGGGCGCCCGCCGCGCGGGCGACCGTTTCAGCGCGTTTTCCCCTTCCGGATAGAATCGTCGTTCGACCACTTCGCCACGCGCCTCCCGCCATGACCGACATCACCGGCTCCCTCGACGATCTCTCGCCCGCCCGCGTCACGACCGCATTCGATCTGCCCGGCCACACGACCGTTCGCGCGCTCGGCGTCGCGCAGGGCATCATCGTGCGCTCGCGCTCGATCGTCGGCTCGTTCGGCGCATCGCTGCAGACGATCTTCGGCGGCAACATCACGCTCTATACATCGCTGTGCGAGAAAGCCCGCCAGCAGGCATTCGACAAGATGCTCGCGGACGCGCGCAAGCTCGGCGCGAACGCGATCGTCGCGATGCGCTACGACTCGACCGAGATCGGCTCGGGCGTGACCGAAGTGATCTGCTACGGCACGGCCGTGCGCGTGACGCAGGGCGCGTGATGCGCGTCACGCGTCGCGCTCGAGCGACTTCATGTTCGTCAGTTGCGGAAACAGCCGCATCCACGTAAGCGCAACCGCGATCGTCGCCGCGCCGCCGACGACGATCGCCGTCGGCGCGCCCCACCATGCGGCCGTCACGCCCGATTCGAATTCGCCGAGCTGATTCGACGTGCCGATGAACAGCGAATTGACCGCGCTCACGTGCCCGAGCATGTCGTCGGGCGTACGCAGTTGCACCAGCGACAGGCGCACGACGACGCTGACCACGTCCGATGCGCCGAGCGCGGCCAGCGCAACGAGCGACAGCGCGAAGTGCCGCGACAACCCGAACACGATCGTCGCGATGCCGAACGCGATCACGCCGCCGAACATCGCACGGCCCGGCCGCCCCCTCAACGGAAAGCGCGTGAGCCACAGCGTGCCCGCGAGCGCGCCGACCGCGGGCGCCGCACGCAATGCGCCGAGCCCCCACGGCCCGACCTGCAGGATGTCGCGCGCGTAGATCGGCAACAGCGCGGTCGCGCCGCCGAACAGCACCGCGAACAGGTCGAGCGACAGTGCACCGAGAATCGCCGGCTCGCGCCGGATGAACGCGATTCCCGAAAACACCGAGCGCAGCGTGACCGGCTCGCGTGCGGGTGGCGCACTGCGCAGCGGAATCGTGCCGCTCAGCATCGCCGCGATCGCGAATGCCACGACGCTCGTGCCGAAGGCGACCGGCGCGCCGAGACCGTAGAGCAAACCGCCGAATGCGGGACCAAGGATCTGCGCGGCCTGGTTCGCGGATGTCGACAACGCAGTCGCGCGCGGCAGGTCGGTGCGCGGCACGACGGCAGGCAGCAGCGACGATACCGATGGCGACTCGAACGCGCGGGCCGTGCCGACCACCGCCGCGAGCGCATAGACGGCCGGCGCGGCCAGCCACCCTTGCACGGCGCCGAGCAGGAACACGCCGGCGGCCAGCGCCTCGACGCCCTGGCAGATCGTCGCGATGCGCCGTCGGTCGTAGCGGTCGGCCACCTGCCCGACGACGAGCGTCAGCGCGAACATCGGCACGAACTGCGCGAGGCCGACGAGACCGAGCGCGAAGGCGCTGTGCGTGAGCGCGTAGACATACCAGCCGATTGCGACCGACAGGATCTGGAAAGCCAGCGACGACATCACGCGCGTGCCCCAGAAGCGCTGGAACGGCGCGTGGCGGAACAGGTTCGCGGGTAAGGGAGAGACGGGGCTGGAGTCGGGTAAGGGCGTGGTCATCGGGGTCTGGCGGCCGGCGGTGCGTGAAGCCCGTATGCGCCACCGGTCGGGTCATTGCCAAGTGGCGATGATAGGGCAAATGCGGAAAATCGACCCCGCACGTCCGCACGTATGCCGGCACGCAGGCAAGCGGCATGGCCCCCCATCCGCGTCACGTCACGCGTCATCACGCCGATCGCGGGCCCCGTCAGCCCGGTGCCGACGCGCGCGTCCACCCTCAACCCGATCCTTCACCGACCCAACCCGCCGCACAAAAAAAAAAGCGCGAACCGCAGTTCGCGCCAAAGAGAGACCTCGCTGAAGAAGTCATTGCCCCACACCACCCCGCTCAGAACGAATGCCGCATCCCGATCCGCACGTCGGCCTGCGTCTGCGTCGTCGACGGCGTGAAGCTGTAGCCGACCACCGCATCGACGCCTTGCGACGCGCGCACGTAATCGCCGGAGATATACACGTCCGTGCGCTTCGACAGCAGGTAATGCAGGCCCGCCGTGCCCTGGTTCCAGTGATGGCCTTCGAAGCGCGTGTGCTGGTAGCCCGCGATCAGGCTCAGCGCCGGCGTGAACTGGTACAGGCCGCCGCCTTCATACACCTGCATGTGCGACGACTGGCCGAAACCCTTGATCGTCGTGTACGAGAAGTTGGCGTCGAGCGTCAGCTTGCCGATCGTGTAGCTCGAGCCGATGCCGAACGTGCCCTGGCTGTCGACGTCCATCGGCGTGTTCGCGAACAGGTCGGTGCGTGCGCCGGTCGCCGGATCGACGGTGACCGTCTGCTGGCCGAGGAACGTGTGCGTGCCGATCATCGCGTACGGGTCGAACGCGTAGATGCCGTTCGGGTTGTTCAGGCGCGTGTACGCGGCGCCGATCGAGAAGTCGCCCTTCGTGTAGCTCGCGCCCGCGCTCCATGCGCTGTTGCGGTGGAAGTTGCCCGCGACGTTGCCGAACGAGTACATCGCGCCGAACTTGAAGCCGCTGAGGTCGTTCGACAGGAACTTCACCGAGTTCGGCAAGCGGTCGCCGTTGAAGCGGTCGAAGTCGCCCTGGTGGATCGCATAACCGCTGCCCCACGCCGAGATGTTGTAGATCGACACGAGTTCGTTCGTGATGTCGAGCTGGTTGCCGAACGACAGCGTGCCCCAGTCGTTCTGCAGGCCGACATACGCCTGCCGGCCGAATTCGGCGCCGCCGAAGCCGAGTTGCCCGTTGCCGAGGCGGAAGCCGCTCTCGAGGGTGAACACGGCCTTCAGACCGCCGCCGAGGTCTTCGGTGCCCTTCAGGCCGAAGCGGTTCCCGTAGGCGACGCCGTCGTCGAACTTCACCACGTGCGAGCCGCCGGTGTTGTTCACGTACGTGATGCCCGCGTCGAGAATCCCGTACAGCGTCACGCTGCTCTGCGCATGCCCGATGGCGGGAATGCAGGCCGCGCATGCAAGCGCGGCGGCTACGGCAACTTTCGTTTGCTTCATTGTCGACCACCCTCCCTGAACCGTTCGATGGAAAGAACCGCTTCCCGGCGCGCGCCGCGATACGCCGGTGGATTCGAATTCAGTACGTCCGATGGCTTCGGCATTTCGTTTTGCGCAATAACGCAGCCATTGGCGAAAAATACAAACCCATATTTCGCATCACCCGTCTGAAGGCGACACCAAATGGTCACGATGCGACCGGTCGGGAAAACACGTAGACAGGCGGCGCGGTAAAAACCGGCCGCCAGAAGGCCGGGTCAATGGCTGTCGAGGGCCGCGCGAACGGCCGGCAGGCCCGGCGCGCCGGCGGCTGTGGTCACGCCGTCCAGCCAGCCGGCAACCCTTGCCGGGTCGGCTTTCAGCGCGTGCTGCGCTGCGAGCGCGGGCGAGATCTTGTTGTCGAGCATGTCGGCGATCATCCGGTTCTCGACATCGACGGAGAACGTCATCTGCCGGAACAGGCGCGCGAGGTTCGCGCACTGGTCGGCGAATCCGGAACGCGTGACGGTATTGACCGTCGCGCCGCCGTAGTTCGGGCCGAAATATGCATCGCCGCCGGACAGGTAGGTCAGATGGAACTTCGTGTTCATCAAATGCGGTTCCCACGCCAGAAAAACGATCCAGCGCTTGTCGCGCACCGCGCGTTCGACCTGCGTGAGCATGCCCGTCTCGCTCGATTCCACCAGCGACCAGTTCGCGGTGCCGAGCGCATGGTCGGACAGCATCCGCTTGATGTTCTGGTTCGCCGGCGCGCCGGGCTCGATCCCGTAGATCTTGCCGCCGAAGCGGTCCGCGTAGCGCGCGAGATCGGCGAACGTGTGCACGCCCGCGGCCGCGACGTAATCGGGCACCGCGAGCGTGAACTTCGCGCCGCTCAGGTTCGCGTGCAGCACGTCGATCGATTTTTCATCGACGAACGGCTTCACGAGCGGCGCCTGCGCGGGCATCCAGTTGCCGAGGAACACGTCGACTTGCCCTTTCTTGAGCCCCTGATACGTGATCGGCACCGACAGGTTCGCCACGTCCTGCCGGTAGCCGAGCGCCTTCAGCACGACACCCGCCATCGCGTTCGTCGCGTCGATGTCGGTCCAGCCGGGCGCGGCCATTTTCACGTCGCCGCACGTCTGCGGATCGGCCGCCTGCGCGCCCTGCGCCACCATCAGGCACGCGGCCGCGGCAAGCGCCGCGCCGATCCGGATTGCTGCATTGCATTGTCGTTCCATCGCCAGCTTCCTCCGTCGTTCGTCAATGATCGCGATGCGGGACGCTCAGCGCCCGACGCGCGGAAAGCGCGCCATCGCCTCGAGCGTGTCGAGGTCGATGTGATTGCGCATGTAGCGCTGGCTCGCGTCGGTGAACGGCTGCCAGTCCCACGCCTGGATGCGGCCCTGCGTCGTCGCCGCGTAATGGAAGCGCCGGCGCCGCTGGCTCGCGCGCACCTGCCGGTCGAGTTCGGGCAGGTTCCAGCGCTGCGCGGCTTGCGTGCGGAACGCCGCGAGCACGTCGGCGGCTTCCGGCAAACCGGCCAGGTTCGTCAGCTCGCGCGGATCGTCCGACAGGTTGTAGAGCTGGTCGGGGTCGAGCGGGCAATGCACGTACTTCCAGTCGCCGCGGCGGATCATCACGACCGGCGCGACCGCGCCTTCCGCGAGGTATTCGCCGAGCGCGACATCGTGCGCGGGCGTGCCGTTCAGGTGCGGCACGAGGCTCGCGCCGTCGACCGGGTCCGGCCAGCCGCCGGCGGGCGCGGCGCCGGCCAGGTCGACGAGCGTCGGCAGCAGGTCGACATGCGACACCGGCCCGCGCACGCGCGCGGCGCCGAAGCGGCCCGGCGCATGAACGATCAGCGGCACGCGGCAGCCGCCCTCGAAGAAC
The sequence above is drawn from the Burkholderia stabilis genome and encodes:
- a CDS encoding helix-turn-helix domain-containing protein, translated to MFVFHEMFDDADRHAEALRGWNQRYDQIGPGAYRSAVKHAVLDGVQLFQEAANVRIIQRGRLPPGHTVFGMPLTGSGAFAFGGARIERGTMVMARGGAPFELHSPDNMSLIGVVIDAELMQQVEDAADVRLDETTLRRGVAEMPAAVLMRASLQIATQLERLLSTPDAFIDARAQRELRGDIGNVLVDLLTYRMPEPPSRLTHACRADIVRRVHDHVIEHPEAPVDILSLCAQLRVSRRTMQNSFQSVVQTSPLNYVRSLRLSQVRRLLLDTRQADLPISDAAARWGFIHLGHFANAYKAQFGELPSTTARRSVRGAKIR
- a CDS encoding GlxA family transcriptional regulator, yielding MPEDFHFLLLPGFSALGFMSAVEPLRVANRFRTELYRWHVISADGAPVAASNGIPVAAEAACADVAQVDTVFVVAGFDPLVCYTRALGDWLRRQHRHGATLGGIDTGSFVLAEAGLFDASQPLTLHWEALAAFRERYPGLNATQELFEIDERRITCAGGTASIDMMLDLIGRRHGADLAAAISEQFVVSRIRQRSDSQRLEIAARYGVHNRKLIQVIGTMQRHMENPLGSDALAQDVSITRRQLERLFSATLNDTPTHFYLNLRLDRARELLQQTDMSITSVCVACGFESPSHFSRTYRARFGMSPRSDRRATR
- a CDS encoding M36 family metallopeptidase gives rise to the protein MQTSRKALPLALGLALGFGIVGGALADTKVSNPQATSLRESLTRGVAPPAAKADTAAGQFRADGVAVTLYNPAYHTKKAAATPAATARDFVASQATQLGLDPAALASLVVTSERNDADFTVVRLQQQSAGLPVYGSDIAVTVAKDGRILYVASNTINGVVATTRKTQAVDQQQALDRARAYLGVSGFTNLDAQLVAFVDKAGTHTAWKVRGRPQDGPKGDWELLIDSGSGEVLRAEDKAFYATDGTGFVFRPDPLSSTKSSYGSAGYKDNNDADSSQLTAARVRVTLKDLAQSGSRYTLSGPYAVCVDFDAPLDKACPVQSTPAFEFTRGNLYFEAVNAYYHIDTFLRYVNQTLGIKALPYQYTGGVQYDPHGESGDDNSSYSSSSGRLTFGQGGVDDAEDADVVIHELGHGIHDWVTNGGLSQQEGLSEGTGDYLAAAYSRDFNQWSPTDAQYHWVYNWDGHNEYWGGRVTNWNVGRTYAQARGAEIHTAGQYWASCNLVARDAIGAQAMDKAFLKGLSMTNGSTNQKAAAQAVLTAASALGYSNAQLTAIGNAYNKSCTYGVTVPQKS
- a CDS encoding M20/M25/M40 family metallo-hydrolase, with amino-acid sequence MPTLKLTHLSAALGGILLTAAAHAAPVWITLGDAAFRQLQRIDAGATAQYSTTVDAGKTADGAARRETVHVVEIDEAQLGELAHAVHHTRGHGPGYVVHDSFAEARQALQPLPASLAKLAAAPVYKVSNAPQIGTWLQQLQASNIVGTITSLSGFTNRYYTTSHGVAASDWLALQWKQLAGSRADITVEQFAHTGFPQKSVILTIRGSDPAAGTVVLGGHLDSTVGRTTENTRSPGADDDASGIASLTEALRVLLANDYRPKRTIKFVGYAAEEAGLLGSKAIAKQFRAQNANVVGVLQLDMTNYKGDPKDIYLITDYTNAAQNTYLTNLAKTYLPELAIGTSQCGYACSDHASWNAQGYPASFPFEADQNDSPYIHTVNDTLENSDRQANHALKFGKLALAYAVDLGGVSGATVKP
- a CDS encoding YbjQ family protein; this translates as MTDITGSLDDLSPARVTTAFDLPGHTTVRALGVAQGIIVRSRSIVGSFGASLQTIFGGNITLYTSLCEKARQQAFDKMLADARKLGANAIVAMRYDSTEIGSGVTEVICYGTAVRVTQGA
- a CDS encoding MFS transporter, translating into MTTPLPDSSPVSPLPANLFRHAPFQRFWGTRVMSSLAFQILSVAIGWYVYALTHSAFALGLVGLAQFVPMFALTLVVGQVADRYDRRRIATICQGVEALAAGVFLLGAVQGWLAAPAVYALAAVVGTARAFESPSVSSLLPAVVPRTDLPRATALSTSANQAAQILGPAFGGLLYGLGAPVAFGTSVVAFAIAAMLSGTIPLRSAPPAREPVTLRSVFSGIAFIRREPAILGALSLDLFAVLFGGATALLPIYARDILQVGPWGLGALRAAPAVGALAGTLWLTRFPLRGRPGRAMFGGVIAFGIATIVFGLSRHFALSLVALAALGASDVVSVVVRLSLVQLRTPDDMLGHVSAVNSLFIGTSNQLGEFESGVTAAWWGAPTAIVVGGAATIAVALTWMRLFPQLTNMKSLERDA
- a CDS encoding porin; translation: MKQTKVAVAAALACAACIPAIGHAQSSVTLYGILDAGITYVNNTGGSHVVKFDDGVAYGNRFGLKGTEDLGGGLKAVFTLESGFRLGNGQLGFGGAEFGRQAYVGLQNDWGTLSFGNQLDITNELVSIYNISAWGSGYAIHQGDFDRFNGDRLPNSVKFLSNDLSGFKFGAMYSFGNVAGNFHRNSAWSAGASYTKGDFSIGAAYTRLNNPNGIYAFDPYAMIGTHTFLGQQTVTVDPATGARTDLFANTPMDVDSQGTFGIGSSYTIGKLTLDANFSYTTIKGFGQSSHMQVYEGGGLYQFTPALSLIAGYQHTRFEGHHWNQGTAGLHYLLSKRTDVYISGDYVRASQGVDAVVGYSFTPSTTQTQADVRIGMRHSF
- the choX gene encoding choline ABC transporter substrate-binding protein; the protein is MERQCNAAIRIGAALAAAACLMVAQGAQAADPQTCGDVKMAAPGWTDIDATNAMAGVVLKALGYRQDVANLSVPITYQGLKKGQVDVFLGNWMPAQAPLVKPFVDEKSIDVLHANLSGAKFTLAVPDYVAAAGVHTFADLARYADRFGGKIYGIEPGAPANQNIKRMLSDHALGTANWSLVESSETGMLTQVERAVRDKRWIVFLAWEPHLMNTKFHLTYLSGGDAYFGPNYGGATVNTVTRSGFADQCANLARLFRQMTFSVDVENRMIADMLDNKISPALAAQHALKADPARVAGWLDGVTTAAGAPGLPAVRAALDSH